The window GATTAATGGCATTGCCTAAACGCTTAGACATTTTGTTACCATCTTTATCCAAAACTAATCCATTTGCAATTACATTTTTGTAAGCTACAGAATCAAATAGCATTCCTGCAATGGCATGAAGTGTAAAGAACCAACCTCTAGTTTGGTCAACACCTTCTGCTATGAAATCTGCAGGATAGTTTTTATCAAATATCTCTTTGTTTTCAAATGGATAATGCCATTGAGCATATGGCATAGCACCTGAATCAAACCAAACATCAATCAAATCTGGTTCACGGAACATTTTTTGACCTGATTCACTCACTAAAACTACATCATCAACATATGGGCGGTGTAAATCGAAGTCTTCAGCAATTTGCTCCTTCATAAAGCCAGCCTCAACAGATTTGGCTACTTCACTTCTTAATTCCTCAAGTGAACCAATACATTTTTCTTCTTTTCTATCTTCAGTTACCCAAATCGGTAAAGGAGTTCCCCAGTATCTTGAGCGGCTTAAATTCCAGTCTACAAGATTTTCCAGCCAATTACCAAAACGACCTTCTCCTGTGGAGGCTGGTTTCCAATTGATGGTTTTATTTAATTCCACCAATCGATCCTTCATGGCTGTAGTTTTAATAAACCAAGAATCTAATGGATAATATAAAATAGGCTTATCAGTTCTCCAGCAATGCGGGTAAGAGTGCTCGTATTTTTCTACCTTAAAAGCTTTGTTATCTTCTTTAAGCTTGATGGCTATTAAAACATCTGTAGGCTTGAAGTCAGGGTCTTTACGAGTTTCATCATCATAATATTCCTCCTTCACAAATCGACCTGCAAAATCTGTTACTTCAGTAACAAATTTACCTTGCTTATCTACTAAAGGCATTTCTTTGCCTTGCTCGTCTTTTACTAATACTGCCGGAACATTATTTTGCTGTGCTACTCTAAAGTCATCAGCACCAAAAACAGAAGCAGTATGAACTATACCCGTACCATCATCAGTCGTAACAAAATCACCTGGGATTACTCGGAAAGCATTTTTTTCTAAGTCTTCGCTCGTTACATAATCCATTAGTTGCTCGTAACGAGTTTCTACTAAATCTTTACCTTTGAAAGTTTGAGAAATTTCAAATGGAATTAACTTATCACCTTCTTTATAATCTTCAAGTTTCAAGTCTTTCGCTTTCGCTTTGAAATGACTATTCACAAGGTCTTTTGCTAATACAACTGAAACAGGCTTATATGTATATTGATTAAAGGTTTTAACCTTTACATATTCTATTTTTTCTCCTACTGCTAAAGCACAGTTTGAAGGTAAAGTCCAAGGAGTAGTAGTCCAAGCAATGAAACGAACATCTTCATTATCATCTTCAAAAAGGAAAGCAGATTTTTCATCTTTCTTTACTTTGAATTGAGCAGTAATTGAAGTGTCTTTTACATCTCTGTAGCAGCCTGGTTGATTTAATTCATGTGAACTTAATCCTGTACCAGCTGCTGGGGAGAATGGCTGAACCGTATAACCTTTATATAATAAATCTTTATCGTAGAATTTCTTTAGCAAGTGCCAAAGTGTTTCCATGTATTTGCGGTCAAATGTGATATATGGATCATCAAGATCAACCCAATAGCCCATTTTACGAGTAAGCTCATCCCACTCGCCTTTGAATTTCATAACCGCTTTACGGCATCTGTCATTATATTCTGCTACAGATATCTTTTTCCCAATATCTTCTTTCGTGATGCCTAATTCCTTTTCTACTTGAAGCTCTACTGGTAAACCATGAGTATCCCAACCTCCTTTTCTTTTGACCTGAAATCCTTTTAGGGTTTTATATCGGCAGAAAATATCTTTTACCGCACGAGCCATTACGTGATGAATACCAGGAGTACCATTTGCAGAGGGCGGTCCTTCATAAAAAGTGAAAGTAGGATTCCCTTCTCGGGTACTCATCGATTTTTGGAAGATATCATTCTCATTCCAAAATTCTAATACTTCATCTGCCAGCTCGGCATAGTTTAGGTTTTTGTATTCTTTGTATTGACCCATTTTTATGATTTTTTCTGCTCCTCAGGCTTAAAAGGAACTTTAGGTTCAGCTTTTTTAATTCTTGATAAATTAATTTCTTCGTCTTCTTCTTCTAAGTAGAAGTCTTCGTCATATTGCTCGATCAATGGATGACTTAATTTATTACGCTTGCCATCATCAAAAGTAAGCAATAGAGAAGGTAATACTAATAAGTTAGTGAACATTGCTACCAATAAGGTAGTGGAGGTTAAAGCTCCCAAAGCAACTGTGCCTCCAAAACTTGAGGTTACAAAAATAATAAAGCCTGCAAAAAGCACAATAGAAGTGTAAATCATACTCTTTCCGGTCTCTTTTAATGTTTTAGTAACTGCTAATGGTACAAAGAAATTATTAGCGAATAATTCTTGTCTATACTTGGCTAAAAAGTGAATAGTATCATCCACTGAAATACCAAAGGCAATGCTAAATACTAATACAGTACTTGGCTTCAGAGGCACCCCTAAATAACCCATTAAACCTCCTGTAATTACTAATGGAATAACATTTGGGATGATAGAAATAATGATCATTCGTATGTTTTGGAATAAAATACCCATCACCAATGCTATAATTAAGAAGGCAATGAGAAGACTTAATCTTAAATTTTCAACTAAATATTCGTTTCCTTTAATGAATATTGGAGTGGTTCCAGTGATGGAGATATCGAAATCCTCTCCTTCAAAAATTTCATTCATTCTAGGTTTAATAGAATTTTCGATTAGAGTATTCATTTTATCAGATCCAATATCAGCAATTTTTAAAGATACCCTCATGGATGATAAATCTTCATTAGTAAAGCTTTCTAAAACGGATACATTTTCTTCATCCTGTTGTAGATAACGCATAATGAAATTATAGTCACGCGAATTAGGCAAAGCATAAAAGGAAGGGTTTCCATTATAATAAGCTTGCCTTGTTGCTTTAACCATACTAACTACCGAAATAGGCTGGCTGATTGCTGGGATGCTATCTAAAAATTCTTCAAACTCATTTACTTTTCTTAAGGTAGTTCTTTGAATTATACCTCGTTTTTTCTTGGTGTCAATTACAATTTCAAGTGGCATGATCCCACTAAAATTATCCTCGAAGAATCGAAGGTCAGTAATAGTTTTGCCGTCTTTAGGTAAGTCATCAACCATATGGCTAATTGAGTTCAACTTAAAGCCTCCAACTATAGCTAAGCTCACAATAACTATAGTGGCAATATAAATAACACTTCTGTTGTAATGAACGGTCTTGTTTAACCAAGTTAAAACAAAATCTGTCATTTTGAAATTCATATGCTTCAGTTGCTTTCTACCGGGTTCTGGTAGGTATGAAAACACTGCAGGAATCAAAATGATACTGACAATAAAAGTAGCAAAGATGTTGACACCTGCTACTATACCGAATTCCTCTAATAGTTTAATTTCTGTAAAAGTAAGTACTAAGAAACCTACCGCAGTTGTGAAATTAGTAATTAAGGTTACTATCCCAATTTTCCGAGTGATCGTACTTATAGCTTTTATTTTATTACCATGCTCTTCAAATTCTTGATGGTATTTATTGAGTAAATAGATACTGTTTGGAATTCCAATGACCACAATAATGGTCGGGATTAAGCTGGTTAATATGGTGACTTTATACCCTAATAAATCTAGTGTTCCTACTGACCAAATTACTACCGAGAAAATTACCAATAACGGGAATAAAACAGCATCCCATGAACGGAAGAAAGCTAATAATATTAAGGCTGTAACAATTACAGATAATATCAATAACTGAATAATCTCCTGCCTAACTTTGGTCATCATAGTAGACCGTACAAAAGGTAAGCCTGCGTAATGAAGCTCAATTCCTGTTTTTTCTTCAAAGGCATCACCTAGTTGAGTGATGTCTGACATTAATCTTAATCTGTCGGGCGAATTAAAGATTTCCTCATCTAAGGTAATGATTACGGCTGTTGCCCCATTTTCAGAATTTAGCAACTGGGAAGAAAAGAATTTCTGATCTTTTATTTCTTGCAACAAACTATCAAGAGTTTCCTGATCTTCGGGTAAATTGGTGATTAAAGGCTGCATTTCGAATTTTCTTTCTTGAGAATTCTTTTGCAGTTTTTGAAGATTAGCAATTGAAAGTAAATTATTTACACCTTTTATATCTTTTACTGCTTCGGCAAAGTATTGAAGTCTGGCAAAATTTTGTGGGGTATATAAAGCACTGTCTTTAATACCTATTGCCAATATATTATCATCCACTCCGAATTCTTTTTCAAAATTCTGCAGCGTTTTATAATCTTCATCTGTTTCGGGTACCAATTTTGCTAAGTCATAATCTAACTCAACATTACGGGCACGGTATCCCATAAAGGCAGTTATTAAAGCCAAAATTATGATTAATGGCAGCCTGTATTTTATTACGTTATGCGCTAGTTTTGTCCACATATTTTTAAGCAAGCCACAAAGGTAATGATTTTTCTAGTCGAGACACTTCTAAAACCATGCTTTTCGGCTTCAATGTAGTATTTTTATGAATTTTACTTGTTGTTTGTAAAACTACTTGACGAAGAGAGTGTTTAATAGTTCTATAAAATCAAAATTTTGGATAAAAAGAAGAATCAAGTAATTGTTGTAGGAGGTGGCCTTGCGGGTTTG is drawn from Marivirga arenosa and contains these coding sequences:
- the ileS gene encoding isoleucine--tRNA ligase, coding for MGQYKEYKNLNYAELADEVLEFWNENDIFQKSMSTREGNPTFTFYEGPPSANGTPGIHHVMARAVKDIFCRYKTLKGFQVKRKGGWDTHGLPVELQVEKELGITKEDIGKKISVAEYNDRCRKAVMKFKGEWDELTRKMGYWVDLDDPYITFDRKYMETLWHLLKKFYDKDLLYKGYTVQPFSPAAGTGLSSHELNQPGCYRDVKDTSITAQFKVKKDEKSAFLFEDDNEDVRFIAWTTTPWTLPSNCALAVGEKIEYVKVKTFNQYTYKPVSVVLAKDLVNSHFKAKAKDLKLEDYKEGDKLIPFEISQTFKGKDLVETRYEQLMDYVTSEDLEKNAFRVIPGDFVTTDDGTGIVHTASVFGADDFRVAQQNNVPAVLVKDEQGKEMPLVDKQGKFVTEVTDFAGRFVKEEYYDDETRKDPDFKPTDVLIAIKLKEDNKAFKVEKYEHSYPHCWRTDKPILYYPLDSWFIKTTAMKDRLVELNKTINWKPASTGEGRFGNWLENLVDWNLSRSRYWGTPLPIWVTEDRKEEKCIGSLEELRSEVAKSVEAGFMKEQIAEDFDLHRPYVDDVVLVSESGQKMFREPDLIDVWFDSGAMPYAQWHYPFENKEIFDKNYPADFIAEGVDQTRGWFFTLHAIAGMLFDSVAYKNVIANGLVLDKDGNKMSKRLGNAINPFETLKKYGPDATRWYMISNANPWDNLKFNLQGVEEVQRKFFGTLQNTYNFFALYANLDGFTFEGESIPLEKRTESDRWILSKLNSLKKAVDAAYDDYEPTRAARLIQDFVQDDVSNWYVRLNRKRFWKGEYNEDKKAAYQSLYECLESIAILSAPIAPFYMDNLFQSLNKVSGRMSEESVHLVNFPQADESVIDKDLEERMYLAQHISSLTHSIRKAQKIKVRQPLHKILVPVLNEKTKHQIEAVEDLIISEVNVKSIEYIDDASGVLVKNVKPNFRKLGQHFGPKMKAVSQIINQWGQDEIAEIEKNDAFEIEVDGEKHTLKLEDVEITSQDIPGWSVASEAGITVALDISIDDDLRREGFARDLVNRIQNLRKEKGLEVQDKIAVAVKQGNDLVDTAISQNKDYICSETQAVSLDLADNLTETTELEIDDLTVELSVVVKNQ
- a CDS encoding efflux RND transporter permease subunit → MGYRARNVELDYDLAKLVPETDEDYKTLQNFEKEFGVDDNILAIGIKDSALYTPQNFARLQYFAEAVKDIKGVNNLLSIANLQKLQKNSQERKFEMQPLITNLPEDQETLDSLLQEIKDQKFFSSQLLNSENGATAVIITLDEEIFNSPDRLRLMSDITQLGDAFEEKTGIELHYAGLPFVRSTMMTKVRQEIIQLLILSVIVTALILLAFFRSWDAVLFPLLVIFSVVIWSVGTLDLLGYKVTILTSLIPTIIVVIGIPNSIYLLNKYHQEFEEHGNKIKAISTITRKIGIVTLITNFTTAVGFLVLTFTEIKLLEEFGIVAGVNIFATFIVSIILIPAVFSYLPEPGRKQLKHMNFKMTDFVLTWLNKTVHYNRSVIYIATIVIVSLAIVGGFKLNSISHMVDDLPKDGKTITDLRFFEDNFSGIMPLEIVIDTKKKRGIIQRTTLRKVNEFEEFLDSIPAISQPISVVSMVKATRQAYYNGNPSFYALPNSRDYNFIMRYLQQDEENVSVLESFTNEDLSSMRVSLKIADIGSDKMNTLIENSIKPRMNEIFEGEDFDISITGTTPIFIKGNEYLVENLRLSLLIAFLIIALVMGILFQNIRMIIISIIPNVIPLVITGGLMGYLGVPLKPSTVLVFSIAFGISVDDTIHFLAKYRQELFANNFFVPLAVTKTLKETGKSMIYTSIVLFAGFIIFVTSSFGGTVALGALTSTTLLVAMFTNLLVLPSLLLTFDDGKRNKLSHPLIEQYDEDFYLEEEDEEINLSRIKKAEPKVPFKPEEQKKS